The following nucleotide sequence is from Methylocella sp..
AAGGTTGCTGGGCTTCTCTTTGTGCGAAGGCCCAATCGTGAAGATGATCAAGCCGCTTCGCGTGGCGAAGGATCGCACGATCGCTGCAATGCAGCCGAAGAGAGTTGATCCGTTCTATTCATCGCCATTGTGGGCCAAGACGCGTCAGAAGGTGTTTGAGCGCGACTGCTACACATGCACGGTCAAGGGATGCGGCAGGCCAGCGAAGTTCGTCGATCATGGCCGAGCTCGACGCTGGGGCGGCGCAGATGACATGTCGAACCTGCGATCTCTTTGCGATTGTCACGATCGCATGTTCAAGGAGCGGCCAGACGGATCGCGCAAGACCGAAGGGTAGGGGGTTTGAAAACTCTGACCTCCTCGTCTAGCCACCGCACATTCCCCAACGGAGAGATTTTTTTGGGAATAATTTCAGGGGCTTGCAATCAAGTAATCAAGTTTTCAAGAGATAGGTAAAATGGCCGGAAAGCATGGCGGCGCGCGGCCTGGCGCTGGGCGTAAATCATCGAGATCCACGGCGTCGAAGGTGAAGTCCGCTTCGGCCGCGGCGCCGGAAGCGACCGTTTCCCCGGAGAAGCTGCCGCAGGAGCCGATGCCGCTCGAGCAGGTCGAGGGCGTCGCCTCCGAGAAAGAGATCGCCATCCTCGCCAGGTCCTACTCGCCGGCGGCCATCAAGCGCCTGGCGTTTATCTCCCAGTACGGCAACAGCGAAGCCGCGGCGGTCGCTGCCTCCAATGCCCTGCTCGATCGCGGCTTCGGTCGCCGCGCCGCCTTCGTCGATCCGCCGCCGCCGCCGCAACCGCCCTCGCCGGATGCGGAGAATCCAACCTCGAAAAAAGGCGAGCAGCTTGATCTCAATGAGTGGGCGGGCATTCTTAATTGAGCGGCGCATGGTCTTTCGCCTGCCCAGATTGGCAGGATCGCTTGCGGTCAGGTCGCTCTCTCGTGCCGACCCTGCCGCTGGACGAAGCGGCGGCCGCCCGCGCTATCACGGTGTTCGGGCGCCTGCGCATACCGGACGTCGTCGGCACGCCGCTTATGCGCGATGCTTCAGGGGACTGGATCCGCGACATCGTCGGCGCGCTGTTCGGGTCGATCGACCCGACGAACGGCCGCCGGCGGGTTCGGGAGCCGTTCCTGCTGTCCCGAAGAAGAACGCCAAGACCACTGGCGGCGCGGCCATCCTGCTGACCGCGCTGTTGATTAACGAGAGGCCCTACGCCGAGTTCCTGCTCGTCGCCCCAACCCAGCAGATCGCCGAGCTCGCCTTCCGCCAGGTCGAGGGCATGATCGCGACCGACAAGTTTCTGCGCAGCCTGTTGCACGTGCAACCTCACCTCAAAAAGATCACGCATCAGCGCAATAGCGCGACCCTGCAGATCAAATCGTTTTCGACCGACATTCTCACCGGCGTGAAACCCTCCGGCATTCTCGTCGACGAATTGCATGTCGTCTCCAACAACCCCAACGCCGACCGCGTCATCGGGCAGCTCCGCGGCGGCCTCATCTCTCAGCCGGAAGGGTTTCTGTTTTTCATCACAACGCAGTCTGAGCGGCCGCCCGCGGGCGTTTTCAAGACCGAGCTCGCCAAGGCCCGCGCCATCCGCGACGGCCTCATCGGCGGCGCCATGCTGCCCATTCTTTACGAGTTTCCGGAAGATGTTGCCTGGAACGATTCCGCCAATTGGTGGATGGTCACGCCCAATCTCGACCGGTCGGTCACGCTCGATCGGCTGATCGAAGAATATCAGACGGCGGTCGACAGCGGCGATGGCCAGCTGCGGCGCTGGGCGTCGCAGCACCTCAACGTCGAGATCGGCCTCGCGCTCCGCGCCGATCGCTGGCCTGGCGCCGAGTTTTGGGAGGCCAATGTCGAATTTGGCCTCACGCTCCGTGAGATCATCAGGCGTTCGGACGTCGTGACCATGGGCGTCGACGGCGGCGGCCTTGACGATCTCCTCGGCGTCGGCGTCGTGGGTCGGGACAGGATCACGCGCAAGTGGTTGTCATGGGGCCACGCCTTCGCGCATGTCTCGGTGCTCGAGCGGCGCAAGAGCGAGGCCTCGAAACTGCGCGATTTTGCCGAGCATGGCGATCTCACCATCGTCGACCGCATGTCGATCGCCTTCGAATCAGTGGCCGACATCGCGGAGGAGATCGACCAGGCCGGAACTCTCGCCTCCGTCGGGCTTGACCCTTACGGCGTCGCGGAGATCGTCGAGGCCATGGCGCTGCGCGACATTTCGGGCGACGATCGCATCGTCGGCGTGTCGCAGGGCTACAAGCTGACCGGCACGATCAAGATGACTGAAGTTAAACTGGCCGACGGCAACCTCGTCCATTGCGGATCAGGGATGATGGCATGGTGCGTCAGCAACGCGAAAGTCGAACCGAAAGGCAACTCGATCGTCGTGACCAAGCAGGCCTCCGGCTCCGCCAAGATCGACCCATTGATGGCCCTCTTCAACGCCGTTGCGCTGATGAGCCAGAATCCTAAGCCGCTTGGAGGTCGCTCGGTCTATGAGGATGGCCACAACCTTCTTGTAATTTAGATCGGAGAATCATTTTGCTTGTGGCTGCCGCGATGTGAAGGTTGCCCGCGTGATTGATACGCTCATGCCTGCGGGGCCGCTAACGACTTGGGTTCGAGCTTCGAGTTGATTGGCTAGAGCGTTAACGATGGCCGTTCCCAATCCGCCGCCTACACTCATACTGCCGTCGGCTCTTCCGACGCCGTTGTCTGAGACGGTCAATTTCCAATCTGCCTCCTCGGCCTCGTAAGTGACGAGAACCAGGGCGCCGGCTTTGTTGGCTGGAAAAGCATATTTAATCGCGTTGATCAAAAGTTCTGTGACAATGAGACCAATGCTCACCGCCTTAGCCGATTCGATGGTCCCCTCATCCGCCACCACTTTAATCGTGATAGGCTGGCCGTCTCCGATCATCGATGAGGCTAGACTGCCGCAAAGCTTCTCCAAGTAGGAACGAGCTTCAATCTGTCGAATGCCCTCGGATGCATGCAAGTGCTGTTGGACTGCGGCGATCGACATGACACGTTGATGGGCGTCGCGCAGATGAAGCCGCGTTTCCTCTGACGTGACGGCCCGCGCTTTCAATAGCAGGATGCTCGCGATCATCTGGAGGCTGTTTGCGACGCGATGCTCCATTTCCTGAAGCAAAACCTGTTTCTGGCGCAACAGCTCTTTGGTTTGCGTTAGAAGTTCCTCCTTCTCGCGCTCATTTACGCGTCGAGCCGTAACATCAGTGAAACCGAGCAGAATCATCGAGCTTGAGCTGTCTTTGTAAAGCATCTTTCGCGCGTTCAGATGCATGGTCCGGCGGCCGAGGTCAGGAAAATCGTGCTCGACCTCGAAGCCGTCCATCGCCGCGTGTTCCGGGATGATGGTTTCAAGCAGCACGCGAAGCGCCGGGATGTCCCATTGGCCTTCGCCCAGAGCGTAGAACAGACAGCCGATTGTGTCCTCGGCGTCGACGTTGAAAGTGCGGTAAAAGGAACGACTGGCTCCCAGCACGCGAAACTGGTTATCCAAAACGATAAACGGCTCCGGGATCGTATCGATGATCGCCAGCGCAATCGCGTGCGCGTCGGCCATGTTCTGGCTTGGGTTCAACATTGGGAAAACGCTAGTCCGATCTGGAGCTGTACGGCGCGCGGATGGCCTTAAAAATAGCGTGCGGTT
It contains:
- a CDS encoding terminase TerL endonuclease subunit, translated to MTALLINERPYAEFLLVAPTQQIAELAFRQVEGMIATDKFLRSLLHVQPHLKKITHQRNSATLQIKSFSTDILTGVKPSGILVDELHVVSNNPNADRVIGQLRGGLISQPEGFLFFITTQSERPPAGVFKTELAKARAIRDGLIGGAMLPILYEFPEDVAWNDSANWWMVTPNLDRSVTLDRLIEEYQTAVDSGDGQLRRWASQHLNVEIGLALRADRWPGAEFWEANVEFGLTLREIIRRSDVVTMGVDGGGLDDLLGVGVVGRDRITRKWLSWGHAFAHVSVLERRKSEASKLRDFAEHGDLTIVDRMSIAFESVADIAEEIDQAGTLASVGLDPYGVAEIVEAMALRDISGDDRIVGVSQGYKLTGTIKMTEVKLADGNLVHCGSGMMAWCVSNAKVEPKGNSIVVTKQASGSAKIDPLMALFNAVALMSQNPKPLGGRSVYEDGHNLLVI
- a CDS encoding histidine kinase dimerization/phosphoacceptor domain -containing protein gives rise to the protein MLNPSQNMADAHAIALAIIDTIPEPFIVLDNQFRVLGASRSFYRTFNVDAEDTIGCLFYALGEGQWDIPALRVLLETIIPEHAAMDGFEVEHDFPDLGRRTMHLNARKMLYKDSSSSMILLGFTDVTARRVNEREKEELLTQTKELLRQKQVLLQEMEHRVANSLQMIASILLLKARAVTSEETRLHLRDAHQRVMSIAAVQQHLHASEGIRQIEARSYLEKLCGSLASSMIGDGQPITIKVVADEGTIESAKAVSIGLIVTELLINAIKYAFPANKAGALVLVTYEAEEADWKLTVSDNGVGRADGSMSVGGGLGTAIVNALANQLEARTQVVSGPAGMSVSITRATFTSRQPQAK